A region from the Mycolicibacterium phlei genome encodes:
- the kstD gene encoding 3-oxosteroid 1-dehydrogenase, which translates to MRDEEFDVVVVGSGAAGMVAALTAAHQGLSTIVVEKAPHYGGSTARSGGGVWIPNNEVLKRDGVKDNPEDARRYLHAIVGDVVPPEKIDTYLDRGPEMLSFVLKNSPLRLCWVPGYSDYYPETPGGKATGRSVEPKPFDANKLGPDLPGLEPPYGKVPMNMVVMQQDYVRLNQLKRHPRGVLRSLKVGIRATWGKVTGKNLVGMGRALIAPLRIALREAGVPVRLNTALTDLYVEDGVVRGIYVRDTNAPESSEPQLIRARRGVILGCGGFEHNEQMRLKYQRQPITTEWTVGAAANTGDGIQAAEKLGAKLDIMEDAWWGPTVPLPGAPWFALSERNSPGSIIVNMNGKRFMNESMPYVEACHHMYGGQYGQGPGPGENIPAWLIFDQQYRDRYIFAGLQPGQRIPKKWLESGVIVKADTVDELAEKTGVPADALKATIERFNGFARTGVDEDFHRGESAYDRYYGDPTNKPNPNLGEISHPPYYAAKMVPGDLGTKGGIVTDVHGRALREDGSVIEGLYAAGNVSSPVMGHTYPGPGGTIGPAMTFGYLAALHLAGKN; encoded by the coding sequence ATGAGGGATGAGGAGTTCGACGTCGTCGTCGTCGGGAGCGGTGCGGCCGGTATGGTCGCCGCTCTTACCGCAGCTCACCAGGGATTATCGACGATCGTCGTCGAAAAGGCGCCGCACTACGGCGGGTCGACGGCCCGCTCCGGGGGCGGCGTGTGGATCCCGAATAACGAAGTGCTCAAGCGAGACGGGGTCAAGGACAACCCGGAGGACGCCCGGCGGTATCTGCACGCCATCGTCGGCGATGTGGTGCCGCCGGAGAAGATCGACACCTATCTCGATCGCGGCCCCGAGATGCTGTCGTTCGTGCTGAAGAACTCGCCGCTGAGGCTGTGCTGGGTGCCCGGCTACTCCGACTACTACCCGGAGACCCCGGGCGGTAAGGCCACCGGCCGCTCGGTGGAGCCCAAGCCGTTCGACGCCAACAAGCTCGGCCCCGACCTGCCGGGACTGGAACCGCCGTACGGCAAGGTCCCGATGAACATGGTCGTCATGCAGCAGGACTACGTCCGGCTCAACCAGCTCAAACGCCATCCGCGCGGTGTGCTGCGCAGCCTCAAGGTGGGCATCCGCGCGACGTGGGGCAAGGTCACCGGCAAGAACCTGGTGGGCATGGGCCGCGCGCTGATCGCCCCGCTGCGCATCGCGCTGCGCGAGGCCGGCGTTCCGGTGCGGCTCAACACCGCGCTGACCGACCTCTACGTCGAGGACGGCGTCGTGCGCGGCATCTATGTGCGTGACACCAACGCACCGGAATCATCTGAGCCACAACTGATCCGGGCCCGCCGCGGCGTGATCCTGGGCTGCGGCGGCTTCGAGCACAACGAGCAGATGCGGTTGAAGTACCAGCGTCAGCCGATCACCACCGAGTGGACCGTGGGTGCGGCGGCCAACACCGGCGACGGCATTCAGGCCGCCGAGAAGCTCGGCGCCAAGCTCGACATCATGGAGGACGCGTGGTGGGGGCCGACGGTGCCGCTGCCGGGCGCCCCGTGGTTCGCGCTGTCGGAGCGCAACTCCCCCGGCTCGATCATCGTCAACATGAACGGCAAGCGGTTCATGAACGAGTCGATGCCGTACGTCGAGGCGTGCCACCACATGTACGGCGGCCAGTACGGCCAGGGCCCCGGACCGGGCGAGAACATCCCGGCCTGGCTGATCTTCGACCAGCAGTACCGCGACCGCTACATCTTCGCCGGACTGCAACCGGGCCAGCGGATTCCGAAGAAGTGGCTGGAGTCCGGGGTGATCGTCAAGGCTGACACCGTCGACGAACTGGCCGAGAAGACCGGGGTTCCCGCCGACGCGCTCAAGGCGACGATCGAGCGGTTCAACGGGTTCGCGCGCACCGGCGTAGACGAGGACTTCCACCGCGGTGAGAGCGCCTACGACCGCTACTACGGCGACCCGACGAACAAGCCGAACCCGAACCTCGGCGAGATCAGCCACCCGCCGTACTACGCGGCCAAGATGGTGCCCGGCGATCTGGGTACTAAGGGCGGCATCGTCACCGACGTGCACGGCCGCGCGCTGCGCGAGGACGGCTCGGTGATCGAGGGGCTCTACGCCGCGGGTAATGTCAGCTCGCCGGTGATGGGGCACACCTATCCCGGCCCGGGCGGCACCATCGGCCCGGCGATGACGTTCGGCTACCTTGCAGCACTACACCTAGCGGGGAAGAACTAG
- a CDS encoding 2-keto-4-pentenoate hydratase, with protein MLSVETREKLAADLAQAEASRVPIAPLTDGHPDIDVVDAYEIQLINIRKRIEAGAKVVGHKVGLSSKAMQEMMGVDEPDYGHLLDEMQVFEDKPVKSANYLYPRVEVEVGFILADDLPGAGCTEDDVLAATAAFAPAIELIDTRITDWKIKLCDTIADNASSAGWVLGENRVSPKDIDITAIDAVLTRNGEVVAKGRSDAVLGNPVTAVAWLARKVDSFGVRLKAGDIVLPGSCTKAFDATPGAEYVADFAGLGSVRLSFE; from the coding sequence ATGTTGAGCGTCGAGACGCGCGAGAAACTTGCCGCTGACCTGGCCCAGGCCGAAGCCAGCCGGGTCCCGATCGCGCCGCTGACCGACGGCCACCCCGATATCGACGTCGTCGACGCCTACGAGATCCAGCTGATCAACATCCGCAAGCGGATCGAGGCGGGCGCCAAGGTCGTCGGGCACAAGGTCGGGCTGTCGTCGAAGGCGATGCAGGAGATGATGGGCGTCGACGAGCCCGACTACGGGCATCTGCTCGACGAGATGCAGGTCTTCGAGGACAAGCCGGTCAAGTCGGCCAACTACCTGTATCCCCGGGTGGAGGTGGAGGTCGGCTTCATCCTGGCCGACGACCTGCCCGGCGCCGGTTGCACCGAGGACGACGTGCTGGCCGCGACGGCGGCGTTCGCGCCGGCGATCGAGCTGATCGACACCCGCATCACCGACTGGAAGATCAAGCTCTGCGACACGATCGCCGACAACGCCTCCTCGGCGGGCTGGGTGCTCGGTGAGAACCGGGTGTCGCCCAAGGACATAGATATCACCGCGATCGACGCCGTGCTCACCCGCAACGGCGAGGTGGTGGCCAAGGGTCGCAGCGACGCCGTGCTGGGCAATCCGGTCACCGCGGTGGCCTGGCTGGCCCGCAAGGTGGACAGCTTCGGCGTCCGCCTCAAGGCCGGCGACATCGTGCTGCCGGGGTCGTGCACCAAGGCCTTCGACGCCACGCCGGGCGCCGAGTACGTGGCCGATTTCGCCGGGCTGGGCTCGGTCCGCCTGAGTTTCGAATAG
- a CDS encoding acetaldehyde dehydrogenase (acetylating), with protein sequence MGQKASVAIVGSGNISTDLLYKLLRSEWLEPRWMIGIDPESEGLARARKLGLETSHEGVDWLLAQSEKPDLVFEATSAYVHRDAAPKYEAAGIRAIDLTPAAVGPGVIPPANLRAHLDAPNVNMVTCGGQATIPIVYAVSRVVDVPYAEIVASVSSASAGPGTRANIDEFTKTTSKGVETIGGAQRGKAIIILNPAEPPMIMRDTIFCAIPEDADHDAITQSIKDVVAEVQTYVPGYRLLNEPQFDEPSVVNGGNHVVTTFVEVEGAGDYLPPYAGNLDIMTAAATKVGEEIAKESLRATATGGQA encoded by the coding sequence ATGGGCCAGAAGGCTTCAGTTGCGATTGTGGGTTCGGGCAACATCAGCACCGACCTGCTCTACAAGCTGCTGCGTTCGGAGTGGCTGGAGCCGCGCTGGATGATCGGCATCGACCCCGAGAGCGAGGGTCTGGCGCGGGCCCGCAAGCTGGGTCTGGAGACCTCGCACGAAGGTGTGGACTGGCTTCTGGCGCAAAGTGAGAAGCCCGATCTGGTGTTCGAGGCGACCAGCGCCTACGTGCACCGCGACGCCGCGCCGAAGTACGAGGCCGCAGGCATCCGCGCCATCGACCTGACGCCGGCCGCGGTCGGCCCGGGCGTGATCCCGCCGGCCAACCTGCGCGCGCATCTCGACGCCCCCAACGTCAACATGGTCACCTGCGGCGGGCAGGCCACGATCCCGATCGTCTACGCGGTGTCGCGGGTGGTGGACGTGCCCTACGCCGAGATCGTCGCCTCGGTGTCGTCGGCCTCGGCCGGTCCCGGCACGCGCGCCAACATCGACGAGTTCACCAAGACCACCAGCAAAGGTGTGGAGACGATCGGCGGCGCCCAGCGCGGCAAGGCGATCATCATCCTCAATCCCGCTGAGCCGCCGATGATCATGCGCGACACCATCTTCTGCGCGATCCCCGAGGACGCCGACCACGACGCGATCACCCAGTCGATCAAGGACGTCGTCGCCGAGGTGCAGACCTACGTGCCCGGCTACCGGCTGCTCAACGAGCCGCAGTTCGACGAGCCGTCGGTGGTCAACGGCGGCAACCACGTCGTCACCACATTCGTCGAAGTGGAGGGTGCGGGCGACTATCTGCCGCCGTACGCTGGAAACCTCGACATCATGACCGCCGCGGCCACCAAGGTGGGCGAGGAGATCGCCAAGGAGAGTCTGCGCGCGACGGCGACGGGAGGCCAAGCATGA
- the dmpG gene encoding 4-hydroxy-2-oxovalerate aldolase: protein MSVIDEIFFNPVWDVRMTDTSLRDGSHHKRHQFTKEEVRSIVAALDTAGVPVIEVTHGDGLGGSSFNYGFSKVPEQELIKIAAETAKESKIAFLMLPGVGTKDDIKEAQNNGGSICRIATHCTEADVSIQHFGLARELGLETVGFLMMAHTIPPEKLAKQARIMADAGCQCVYVVDSAGALVLEGVRDRVQALVAELGDDAQVGFHGHENLGLGVANSIEAVRAGAKQIDGSCRRFGAGAGNAPVEALIGVFDKIGVKTGIDFFDIADAAEEVVAPAMPAECLLDRNALIMGYSGVYSSFLKHAIRQSERYGVPAHKLLHRAGQRKLIGGQEDQLIDIALEIKREMEEEAAKA from the coding sequence ATGAGCGTCATCGATGAGATCTTCTTCAACCCGGTCTGGGACGTGCGGATGACGGACACGTCGCTGCGCGACGGGTCGCACCACAAGCGGCACCAGTTCACCAAGGAGGAGGTGCGCTCGATCGTCGCCGCCCTGGACACCGCGGGCGTGCCGGTCATCGAGGTCACCCACGGTGACGGGCTGGGCGGGTCGAGCTTCAACTACGGCTTCTCGAAGGTTCCCGAACAGGAACTGATCAAGATCGCCGCCGAGACGGCCAAGGAATCCAAGATCGCGTTCCTGATGCTGCCCGGTGTGGGCACCAAGGACGACATCAAGGAGGCGCAGAACAACGGCGGCTCGATCTGCCGGATCGCCACCCACTGTACCGAGGCCGACGTGTCGATCCAGCACTTCGGGCTGGCCCGCGAACTCGGCCTGGAGACCGTCGGCTTCCTGATGATGGCGCACACGATTCCGCCGGAGAAGCTGGCAAAGCAGGCCCGGATCATGGCCGATGCCGGCTGTCAGTGCGTCTACGTCGTGGACTCGGCGGGTGCGCTGGTGCTCGAAGGGGTGCGGGACCGGGTGCAGGCGCTGGTCGCCGAGCTCGGTGACGACGCGCAGGTCGGCTTCCACGGTCACGAGAATCTCGGTCTGGGCGTTGCCAATTCGATCGAGGCGGTGCGTGCGGGCGCCAAGCAGATCGACGGCTCGTGCCGCCGGTTCGGCGCCGGTGCGGGTAACGCGCCGGTCGAGGCGCTCATCGGGGTGTTCGACAAGATCGGCGTCAAGACCGGTATCGACTTCTTCGACATCGCCGACGCCGCGGAGGAGGTCGTCGCCCCGGCGATGCCCGCCGAGTGTCTGCTCGACCGCAACGCGCTGATCATGGGCTACTCCGGCGTCTACTCGAGCTTCCTCAAGCACGCCATCCGCCAGTCCGAGCGCTACGGCGTGCCGGCGCATAAGCTGCTGCACCGTGCCGGGCAGCGCAAGCTGATCGGCGGCCAGGAGGACCAGCTCATCGACATCGCGCTGGAGATCAAGCGTGAGATGGAAGAGGAAGCGGCCAAGGCCTGA